One window of the Canis lupus familiaris isolate Mischka breed German Shepherd chromosome 29, alternate assembly UU_Cfam_GSD_1.0, whole genome shotgun sequence genome contains the following:
- the LOC608680 gene encoding ubiquitin-conjugating enzyme E2 N-like isoform X1: MARLPRRIIKETQRLLAEPVPGIKAEPDESNARYFHVVIAGPQDSPFEGGTFKLELFLPEEYPMAAPKVRFMTKIYHPNVDKLGRICLDILKDKWSPALQIRTVLLSIQALLSAPNPDDPLANDVAEQWKTNEAQAIETARAWTRLYAMNNI, from the coding sequence ATGGCCAGGCTGCCCCGCAGGATTATCAAGGAAACCCAGCGTTTGCTGGCAGAACCAGTTCCTGGCATTAAAGCAGAACCAGATGAGAGCAACGCCCGTTATTTTCATGTGGTCATTGCTGGCCCCCAGGATTCCCCCTTTGAGGGAGGGACTTTTAAACTGGAACTATTCCTTCCAGAAGAATACCCGATGGCAGCCCCTAAAGTACGTTTCATGACCAAAATTTATCATCCTAATGTAGACAAGTTGGGAAGAAtatgtttagatattttaaaagataagtggTCCCCAGCACTGCAGATCCGCACAGTTCTGCTATCGATCCAGGCTTTGTTAAGTGCTCCCAATCCAGATGATCCGTTAGCAAATGATGTAGCGGAGCAGTGGAAGACCAACGAAGCCCAAGCCATAGAAACAGCTAGAGCATGGACTAGGCTATATGccatgaataatatttaa